A single Filimonas effusa DNA region contains:
- a CDS encoding DUF7935 family protein → MLDTTVVLTVLIACMIAAVLAYLIYLQRKAKLEERVKVQGGQQLQLQAYERLTVLVDRIALPNLITRVNVSGISAADMQAILTRNIREEFEYNISQQIYVSPEAWKAVKNLKEQNLLVINQFASALPINATGLDLNKLLLEYLMADKKGSLHEVVSEALSYEAKQLL, encoded by the coding sequence ATGTTAGATACGACCGTAGTGTTAACAGTTCTGATAGCCTGTATGATTGCCGCAGTATTAGCTTACCTGATTTACCTGCAGCGAAAGGCTAAACTGGAGGAAAGGGTTAAAGTACAGGGAGGACAACAATTACAACTTCAAGCCTATGAAAGGCTAACCGTGCTGGTAGACAGAATTGCATTACCCAATCTTATTACCAGGGTAAATGTATCGGGCATCAGCGCTGCCGACATGCAGGCGATACTAACCCGCAATATCAGGGAAGAGTTTGAATACAATATCAGCCAGCAGATTTATGTCAGTCCAGAGGCATGGAAAGCCGTTAAAAACCTGAAAGAACAGAATTTACTTGTTATTAACCAGTTCGCCAGCGCTTTACCCATTAACGCCACAGGACTGGATTTAAATAAGCTATTACTGGAATACCTGATGGCCGATAAAAAAGGCTCCTTACACGAAGTGGTAAGCGAGGCACTATCTTACGAAGCGAAGCAGCTTTTGTAA
- a CDS encoding HesB/IscA family protein codes for METTMQIPVSFTAGAVQEIKSLMQAEADNQYLRVGVKGGGCSGLSYVLGFDEKMEGDEVFDFEGIPVIMNPGHQMYLFGMQIDWQDGLNARGFTFNNPNASKTCGCGTSFSA; via the coding sequence ATGGAAACTACAATGCAGATCCCTGTGTCTTTTACTGCCGGTGCTGTACAGGAAATCAAAAGTCTGATGCAGGCTGAGGCCGACAACCAATACCTTCGTGTAGGGGTAAAAGGTGGTGGTTGTAGTGGTTTAAGCTATGTACTGGGCTTCGATGAGAAAATGGAAGGTGATGAAGTGTTTGATTTCGAAGGTATTCCTGTAATAATGAATCCTGGCCACCAGATGTATCTCTTCGGAATGCAAATAGACTGGCAGGATGGCTTGAATGCAAGAGGCTTTACTTTTAATAATCCCAATGCTTCCAAAACTTGTGGTTGCGGAACATCATTCTCTGCTTAG
- a CDS encoding GlcNAc-transferase family protein encodes MLIFVQIAAYRDPQLLPTINSMLQNARTPEQLRICICRQYHPDDKFDNVDIFRKDNRFTIIDVFYADSKGVCWARNLIQQHYNGEDLTLQIDSHMRFAKDWDHKLTLMLASLQSTGIRKPLLTGYPPAFEPDIPFSTETPVAPSYMQIEGFTSAGIPTFIAKRLTDWQHLSAPIPARFYSAGFCFTVGIFCTEVPHDPDIYYIGEEISIAVRAYTHGYDLFHPHQTVIWHQYERKGVNNHWDDHTLWRLKDQSSFEVVRNLLTGKYGKEYQYGPGTERSLAEYERYVEVDFQKQLLHLNTATGAPLKPRYARCNI; translated from the coding sequence ATGCTAATTTTCGTGCAAATAGCCGCTTACAGAGACCCGCAGCTGCTGCCAACCATCAACAGTATGTTGCAAAACGCACGCACTCCTGAGCAGCTGCGCATCTGCATCTGCCGTCAATATCATCCTGATGATAAATTCGACAACGTTGATATATTCAGAAAAGACAACAGATTTACTATAATTGATGTCTTTTACGCTGATTCAAAAGGTGTATGCTGGGCAAGAAATTTAATACAACAACACTATAATGGAGAAGACCTGACCCTTCAGATCGACTCGCATATGCGGTTCGCCAAAGACTGGGACCATAAACTTACGTTAATGCTTGCCAGCTTACAAAGCACCGGGATCAGAAAGCCGCTATTAACAGGCTACCCTCCTGCTTTTGAGCCTGACATTCCGTTTTCAACCGAAACGCCCGTTGCTCCATCCTATATGCAGATTGAAGGTTTTACATCAGCAGGCATACCGACATTTATTGCCAAAAGGCTTACAGACTGGCAACATTTATCGGCTCCCATTCCGGCAAGATTCTATTCTGCCGGCTTTTGTTTCACTGTCGGAATTTTCTGTACAGAAGTGCCACACGATCCCGATATTTATTACATAGGCGAGGAAATCAGTATCGCTGTAAGGGCATATACACATGGCTATGACTTATTCCACCCGCATCAAACGGTGATCTGGCATCAATACGAAAGAAAAGGCGTTAATAACCATTGGGATGATCACACGCTATGGCGTCTTAAAGATCAAAGCTCTTTTGAAGTGGTCAGAAATTTATTGACCGGAAAATATGGAAAGGAATATCAATACGGACCGGGCACAGAAAGATCGCTGGCAGAATACGAGCGATATGTGGAGGTAGATTTTCAAAAACAGCTACTACACTTGAACACGGCTACCGGGGCTCCCCTTAAACCCAGATACGCCAGATGTAATATTTAG